A window of Mus pahari chromosome 7, PAHARI_EIJ_v1.1, whole genome shotgun sequence contains these coding sequences:
- the Efcab10 gene encoding EF-hand calcium-binding domain-containing protein 10 → MEPVADRELQAKMYLERHRIMELLSQLTSFLLFARPKKPREYLISLLERLRIAKATRVAFPYFMDNSNIASMFDMMDTAGRGCISFVQYKEALKNLGLCTADEDLDDDGHVITLDKFRDEVNKRMEKMWSMF, encoded by the exons ATGGAGCCTGTGGCTGACCGGGAGCTTCAGGCCAAGATGTATTTAGAAAGACATCGGATCATGGAGTTGCTGAGTCAACTTACTAGCTTCCTCCTCTTTGCCCGACCAA AAAAACCAAGAGAGTATTTAATCTCTCTTTTGGAACGTCTGAGAATTGCCAAGGCAACACGCGTGGCATTTCCCTACTTTATGGACAATTCTAACATCGCGTCCATGTTTGACATGATGGACACTGCTGGCAGAGGCTGCATATCATTTGTGCAGTATAAAGAAG CCTTAAAAAACTTGGGTCTGTGTACTGCAGATGAAGATTTGGATGATGATGGACATGTAATCACTCTGGATAAATTCAGGGATGAAgt GAACAAGAGGATGGAAAAAATGTGGTCAATGTTTTAG